The following coding sequences lie in one Flagellimonas eckloniae genomic window:
- a CDS encoding 3-keto-disaccharide hydrolase encodes MKNPFFGVKTALVCLGLSIFGCSENPKDNAPWVDLFDGTSLEGWTQKGGSALYEVRDGTIVGSTVHDTPNSFLTSNKMYSDFILELEFMVDSSMNSGIQIRSNSYPHYRNGRVHGYQVEIDPSDRAWSGGIYDESRRGWLNPLTDNPEAQNAFKQNDWNHYRIEAIGDTIKTWVNTIPASHLVDEKTNNGFICLQVHSIGPKKKEGTEIIWKNIKIITDSVSKYSKKSPISPIITKNKLTIDEKKKGWKLLWDGKTTDGWRGARLDEFPGQGWEIKDGELTVLSSGGEESAAGGDIVTKELYGDFELKVDFKLTEGANSGIKYYVDTDINKGPGSSIGLEYQILDDQRHPDAKLGNHDGSRTVASLYDLIQADINKPINPIGDWNTAHIISKDNHVEHWLNGAKVLEYERKSEDYRKLVSESKYVKWPNFGESEKGHILLQDHGDHVSFKNVKIRPINNIKE; translated from the coding sequence ATGAAAAATCCTTTTTTTGGTGTAAAAACAGCGCTAGTTTGTTTGGGGCTGTCAATTTTTGGTTGCTCAGAAAACCCTAAGGACAATGCTCCTTGGGTAGATTTATTTGATGGTACTTCTTTAGAAGGTTGGACCCAAAAAGGGGGCAGTGCATTATATGAGGTTAGGGATGGAACAATAGTAGGTAGTACGGTTCATGATACACCAAATTCTTTTTTGACATCCAATAAAATGTATAGCGATTTTATACTTGAACTGGAATTTATGGTAGATTCTTCTATGAATTCAGGAATACAAATACGAAGCAATAGCTATCCTCATTACAGAAATGGCAGGGTTCATGGATATCAGGTGGAAATTGATCCTTCCGACCGTGCTTGGAGTGGTGGAATTTATGACGAATCCAGAAGAGGTTGGTTAAATCCATTAACAGATAATCCCGAGGCCCAAAATGCATTCAAACAAAATGATTGGAACCATTATCGCATTGAAGCCATAGGTGATACCATAAAAACATGGGTGAACACTATTCCGGCATCACATCTTGTAGACGAGAAAACAAACAACGGATTTATCTGTTTGCAAGTACACAGTATAGGTCCAAAGAAGAAGGAAGGGACAGAAATCATATGGAAAAATATTAAGATAATTACGGACAGTGTTTCAAAATATAGTAAAAAAAGTCCTATTTCGCCCATAATTACCAAAAACAAGTTAACCATTGATGAGAAGAAAAAAGGATGGAAACTATTATGGGATGGAAAAACAACAGATGGATGGAGAGGCGCCAGATTGGATGAGTTTCCAGGCCAAGGTTGGGAAATTAAAGATGGTGAACTTACAGTTTTATCATCGGGTGGTGAAGAGTCAGCCGCAGGCGGTGATATAGTTACCAAAGAATTATATGGCGATTTCGAACTAAAAGTGGATTTTAAATTAACGGAGGGAGCAAATAGCGGAATTAAATATTATGTTGATACGGATATCAATAAAGGGCCAGGTTCATCAATAGGTTTGGAATATCAAATTCTTGATGACCAACGGCACCCAGATGCCAAACTGGGAAATCATGATGGTAGTAGAACAGTGGCATCATTATATGATTTAATCCAAGCTGATATCAACAAACCCATAAACCCCATTGGAGATTGGAATACGGCACATATTATTTCGAAGGACAATCATGTGGAACATTGGCTCAATGGAGCAAAAGTGTTGGAGTATGAAAGAAAGAGCGAAGATTATCGGAAACTAGTTTCAGAGAGTAAATATGTAAAATGGCCCAATTTTGGTGAATCCGAAAAGGGACACATATTATTACAAGATCATGGAGACCATGTATCATTCAAAAATGTAAAAATTCGACCTATCAATAATATAAAAGAGTAA
- a CDS encoding Gfo/Idh/MocA family protein, with amino-acid sequence MKRRDFVATTGFAAGSALFSTSVLGQLSKLSNANDTLQIGVIGTGDRGNGLIPLLNKIKNVEVVACCDVLPFRLEKGISAVSGKAMAYKDHRKLLDNKDVDAVLIATPFSTHSKIAIDAIDAGKHVFCEKTMAKGYGSIKDLVAKEEASNVVFQTGHQYHSSKLYVHVVDLIRKGKIGKIQAFECQWNRNGNWRRPVPSPELERVVNWRMYREFSGGLLAELCSHQIDFVNWVLEALPDTVMGVGGVDYWKDGRETYDNIHLIYSYPNGVKAKFTCLTANAKDDYKIRVFGDKGTIILDYAKAWFYPEGKMNKKMGEVDGVSGATIGWDEGKGIPIKVEHTEPTEQALIDFRDNIIQSKIPISNVKTGANAALCVQMGLDAMYNQEIIHRKDIEGL; translated from the coding sequence ATGAAAAGGAGAGATTTTGTTGCCACAACCGGTTTTGCTGCTGGTTCAGCTTTATTTTCGACCAGTGTTTTAGGACAGTTGTCCAAGCTTTCAAATGCAAATGATACGTTGCAAATCGGTGTAATTGGAACAGGAGATAGAGGTAACGGGTTGATACCCTTACTCAACAAAATTAAAAATGTTGAGGTCGTTGCTTGTTGCGATGTTCTTCCCTTTCGTCTTGAAAAGGGGATTTCCGCAGTTAGCGGAAAGGCCATGGCCTACAAAGACCATAGAAAATTACTGGACAATAAGGATGTGGATGCCGTGCTCATAGCCACACCTTTTAGTACGCATTCTAAAATTGCGATTGATGCCATAGATGCAGGAAAGCATGTATTTTGTGAAAAGACCATGGCCAAGGGTTATGGAAGTATAAAAGATTTGGTTGCCAAAGAAGAAGCTTCAAATGTTGTTTTCCAAACGGGACATCAATACCATAGTTCCAAACTCTATGTACACGTTGTTGACCTTATAAGAAAGGGAAAAATAGGAAAAATTCAAGCTTTTGAATGTCAGTGGAATCGTAATGGGAATTGGAGACGTCCGGTACCAAGTCCAGAATTGGAGCGAGTTGTAAACTGGAGAATGTACCGAGAATTTTCAGGGGGTCTTTTGGCTGAATTATGTTCGCACCAAATAGATTTTGTGAACTGGGTTTTGGAGGCACTTCCGGATACCGTGATGGGTGTAGGAGGTGTTGATTATTGGAAAGATGGTAGGGAAACCTATGATAATATTCATTTAATCTATAGCTATCCTAATGGAGTTAAGGCAAAATTCACATGTCTAACCGCCAATGCCAAAGACGATTATAAAATAAGGGTTTTTGGAGACAAGGGAACCATTATCCTGGATTATGCAAAAGCCTGGTTTTACCCCGAAGGCAAGATGAACAAAAAGATGGGTGAGGTCGATGGTGTTTCAGGAGCCACCATTGGTTGGGACGAAGGAAAGGGAATACCCATTAAAGTAGAACACACAGAGCCTACAGAACAGGCATTGATTGATTTTAGGGATAATATTATACAATCCAAAATACCAATTTCCAATGTCAAGACAGGTGCTAATGCGGCTTTATGTGTTCAAATGGGACTTGATGCCATGTACAATCAAGAAATCATTCATCGAAAGGATATCGAAGGACTGTAA
- a CDS encoding NUDIX hydrolase — translation MKKKQLHNFQVRPDSFECSVTADIAVFGYLDNKLKILLTKRSVGGYTNHWMLPGGAMEKEETLEGCANKVLFSLTGFREIHFEQVKVYTSPDRHPLKRVITVSYYALVQPENHPLTLKSNVEEISWFDIDNIPEKMGFDHRQIIHDAHNFLKNNLKDRLIVGKLLPEKFTLPELQNLYENILGLQLDKRNFRKRIFQMDILLNTGEKKSGIKGGPFLYRYKNQ, via the coding sequence ATGAAAAAGAAACAACTCCACAATTTTCAGGTTAGACCGGATTCATTTGAATGTTCTGTGACTGCAGATATTGCCGTATTCGGATATCTGGACAACAAATTGAAAATTTTACTTACAAAACGCTCTGTAGGCGGCTATACAAACCATTGGATGCTACCGGGAGGAGCAATGGAAAAAGAAGAAACATTGGAAGGCTGTGCCAACAAAGTATTGTTTTCCCTAACCGGATTTAGGGAAATCCATTTTGAACAAGTCAAAGTTTATACCTCTCCTGACCGACATCCTTTAAAAAGGGTTATAACAGTATCATATTACGCTTTGGTACAACCAGAAAACCATCCATTGACACTAAAAAGTAATGTTGAGGAAATTTCTTGGTTCGACATTGATAATATTCCTGAAAAAATGGGTTTTGACCATAGACAAATCATACATGATGCCCACAATTTTCTTAAAAACAATTTGAAGGATAGACTTATCGTTGGCAAATTGCTCCCTGAAAAATTCACTTTGCCCGAATTACAAAATTTATATGAAAATATTCTTGGGTTACAATTGGACAAGCGCAACTTTAGAAAGCGGATATTTCAAATGGATATTCTACTGAATACGGGTGAAAAAAAATCCGGGATAAAGGGCGGACCATTTCTATATCGATATAAGAATCAGTAA
- a CDS encoding Gfo/Idh/MocA family protein, producing MSSNRREFIKKTAIGAVGVTLGSSKVNAMSAKSYSNIIGANDRINVAIQGLGRRYQAFLGAIADKKSNVKLLYLCDVMKSQRDRAAEVVSKALSNKPALENDIRKVINDKDVDAIFMATPDHWHAPGACMAMQAGKHVYLEKPCSHNPREGELLVAYQEKYDRIVQMGNQQRSSAQSQEIINDIHNGIIGDVYNAIAFYTSKRGRVPNQTKTNPPEGLDWELFQGPAPRREYTDNTWDYNWHWYGWDYGTAEMGNNATHELDIARWALNAKYPESVAVNSGKFHYKDDGWEMYDTMEATFKFSGNKTIQWDGRSRNGYDKYGAGRGTIIYGSKGSVFIDRDGYKLFDLKGAVIKENISKGIEAGNSLGGGGGLSTMHTLNFFDAIRGKAELTSPIEQGAISQMLTHYANIAHRIDDSFEVDESTGRIYNREAMKLWSRTYEPGWEIKPV from the coding sequence ATGAGTTCAAATAGAAGGGAATTTATTAAGAAAACGGCCATTGGAGCAGTAGGTGTTACACTGGGATCATCTAAGGTTAATGCCATGTCCGCTAAGAGTTATTCAAATATTATAGGTGCTAATGATAGGATCAATGTTGCAATCCAGGGGCTGGGAAGAAGATATCAAGCCTTTCTTGGCGCCATTGCGGATAAAAAAAGTAACGTAAAATTACTTTATCTGTGCGATGTGATGAAAAGTCAGAGAGATAGAGCAGCAGAAGTAGTATCAAAAGCTTTGAGCAATAAGCCTGCTTTAGAAAATGATATCAGAAAAGTAATCAATGATAAAGATGTTGATGCCATTTTTATGGCAACACCCGATCATTGGCATGCACCAGGAGCTTGTATGGCAATGCAGGCAGGGAAACATGTGTATTTGGAGAAGCCTTGCAGCCACAATCCCCGAGAAGGTGAATTATTGGTGGCGTATCAAGAGAAATATGACAGGATTGTTCAGATGGGGAACCAACAACGCTCTTCAGCACAATCACAAGAAATTATCAATGATATCCACAACGGGATAATTGGAGATGTCTACAATGCCATTGCATTTTACACCAGTAAAAGAGGACGGGTACCTAATCAAACAAAAACAAATCCACCAGAAGGATTAGACTGGGAGTTGTTCCAAGGACCTGCTCCAAGAAGGGAATACACGGATAATACTTGGGATTATAATTGGCATTGGTACGGTTGGGATTATGGAACTGCAGAAATGGGAAACAATGCTACCCATGAACTAGATATTGCGCGCTGGGCCTTAAATGCGAAATATCCTGAAAGTGTAGCGGTGAATTCTGGAAAATTCCATTATAAGGATGATGGATGGGAAATGTATGATACAATGGAAGCTACCTTCAAATTTTCAGGAAACAAAACAATTCAATGGGATGGTAGAAGTAGAAACGGTTATGATAAATATGGAGCAGGAAGAGGAACCATTATCTATGGATCCAAAGGATCCGTTTTTATAGATCGAGATGGGTATAAGTTGTTTGATTTGAAAGGTGCAGTAATCAAGGAAAATATTTCTAAAGGTATTGAAGCAGGCAACTCCCTTGGAGGGGGTGGAGGCCTTTCAACTATGCATACGTTAAATTTCTTTGATGCAATTAGAGGAAAAGCTGAATTAACATCACCTATAGAACAAGGTGCAATTAGTCAAATGCTCACGCATTACGCCAATATAGCCCATAGAATTGACGATTCCTTTGAAGTTGATGAAAGTACGGGCAGAATATACAATAGAGAGGCAATGAAACTTTGGTCAAGAACGTATGAGCCCGGTTGGGAAATTAAACCGGTATAG